In Cyanobacteria bacterium FACHB-DQ100, one DNA window encodes the following:
- a CDS encoding homoserine dehydrogenase, with translation MAFKVGLLGLGTVGTGTVEILRDPAQRHPLLQEIVIHKVGVRSIDKPRIVPSELLTTDLESIVTDPEIDIVVEVMGGLEPARSLMLKAIANKKHVVTANKAAIARFGAEIFTAASEAGVYVLLEAAVGGGIPVIEPLKQSLCANRINTVTGIVNGTTNYILTRMQLEGGDFAEILADAQKLGYAEADPTADVDGLDAGDKIAILASLAFGGRIKLPEVYCEGIRNVSAIEIAYAEKLGFVIKLLAIAKRKSSDELEVRVHPTLVPKAHPLASVNDVYNAILIEGDPIGQVMFFGRGAGAGPTASAVVADVLNIAALLKVERTTQRGESSVLDPLLACSHQHYCTIAPMKELSTRFYARFLTRDYPGVIGKLGTCFGDHEVSLESVVQAGIRDGAAEIVVVTHEVQEGNFRAALSQIEQMDTVEKVASVLRVL, from the coding sequence GTGGCGTTTAAAGTCGGTTTGTTGGGATTGGGAACGGTCGGGACTGGAACAGTTGAAATTCTCCGTGATCCGGCTCAACGTCACCCGTTACTGCAAGAGATTGTGATTCATAAAGTCGGAGTGCGATCGATTGACAAACCCCGCATCGTTCCGTCAGAACTGCTCACGACCGATTTAGAGTCGATCGTGACCGACCCAGAAATCGATATTGTGGTCGAAGTGATGGGCGGTTTAGAACCCGCTCGATCGCTAATGCTGAAAGCGATCGCAAACAAGAAGCACGTCGTCACCGCGAATAAAGCTGCGATCGCCCGATTTGGCGCTGAAATTTTTACAGCCGCATCGGAAGCGGGCGTTTACGTCCTGCTAGAAGCAGCAGTCGGCGGCGGAATTCCGGTAATCGAACCGCTCAAACAATCGCTCTGCGCGAATCGGATCAACACGGTAACAGGCATCGTCAACGGCACGACAAACTACATCCTCACCCGAATGCAGCTTGAAGGCGGTGACTTTGCCGAAATTCTTGCCGATGCTCAAAAGCTTGGATATGCCGAAGCTGATCCCACTGCCGATGTCGATGGGTTAGACGCTGGGGATAAAATCGCGATTTTGGCATCTCTTGCATTTGGCGGACGAATCAAACTGCCAGAAGTCTATTGCGAAGGCATTCGGAATGTCAGCGCGATCGAGATTGCCTACGCCGAAAAACTCGGATTCGTGATCAAATTGCTGGCGATCGCGAAACGCAAATCAAGCGATGAACTTGAAGTCAGAGTCCACCCCACACTGGTTCCGAAAGCGCATCCACTTGCCAGCGTTAACGATGTCTATAACGCGATTTTGATCGAAGGCGATCCAATCGGACAAGTAATGTTCTTTGGGCGAGGAGCAGGAGCTGGCCCAACCGCCAGCGCTGTGGTTGCAGATGTCCTCAATATCGCGGCATTGCTGAAAGTTGAGCGTACCACTCAGCGCGGAGAATCCTCTGTGCTTGATCCACTCTTAGCGTGTTCACATCAGCATTACTGCACGATCGCGCCCATGAAAGAACTCTCAACCCGCTTTTATGCAAGGTTCTTAACGCGAGATTATCCGGGAGTTATTGGAAAGCTTGGCACCTGTTTCGGAGATCATGAGGTCAGCTTGGAATCTGTCGTTCAGGCGGGAATTCGAGATGGAGCCGCCGAGATCGTGGTCGTGACCCATGAAGTTCAGGAAGGAAATTTCCGTGCAGCACTCAGCCAAATTGAGCAGATGGACACGGTTGAAAAAGTAGCGAGCGTTTTACGAGTGCTCTAG
- the secD gene encoding protein translocase subunit SecD — MGRQRGLLILILVLVLGSLYIIFDQRHFPALLGLDLRGGSQITIQVKPTGDVQRITQQQLEDVQRVIEGRINGLGVSEPLVQTAGEDQILVQLPGVNDPEQAERVLGGTAQLDFRAQKAGTEDRLRIEQSIRQEFLRKQAELRKSDDAKAIEENQAAIKRSNEAIASLFDPPALVGKNLQNAFAESAPGSDAFSVGLKFDQEGGDKFAQLTKSLAGTGRSLGIFLDNGLISYPSVGAEFAQTGITGGGATITGRFTAQEATDLAVQLRGGALPFPVEVVENRTVGATLGRDSIQSSIYAGIGGLLLVLGFMIVYYRLPGVISAISLIIYALLTYAGFKLLGVTLTLPGIAGFILSIGMAVDANILIFERTREELLAGKTLYRSVESGFFRAFSSILDSNVTTAIACIALIWFGSGLVKGFGVTLLLGVAISMFTAVTCSRTLMMYAITFPGLRKPAWFCPNLHKAKQSISETT, encoded by the coding sequence ATGGGACGGCAACGAGGATTATTAATACTGATTTTGGTGCTGGTGCTGGGTTCGCTCTACATCATCTTCGATCAGCGCCATTTTCCAGCCCTGCTCGGCTTGGATTTGCGCGGCGGATCGCAGATTACGATCCAGGTCAAGCCAACGGGTGATGTGCAAAGAATCACGCAGCAGCAGCTAGAAGACGTGCAGCGCGTGATCGAAGGTCGGATTAACGGATTGGGCGTGTCCGAACCGCTCGTTCAAACGGCGGGCGAAGATCAAATTTTAGTCCAGTTGCCCGGAGTCAACGACCCGGAACAAGCCGAGCGCGTTTTAGGCGGCACCGCACAGCTTGACTTCCGGGCACAAAAAGCCGGAACCGAAGACAGGCTCCGGATCGAACAATCGATCCGCCAAGAGTTCCTCAGAAAGCAAGCCGAACTGCGTAAATCCGACGACGCAAAAGCGATCGAGGAAAATCAAGCCGCGATCAAACGCAGCAACGAAGCGATCGCGTCTCTATTTGATCCACCCGCGCTAGTCGGTAAAAATTTACAGAACGCTTTTGCAGAATCCGCCCCTGGCTCAGATGCGTTTAGCGTCGGACTGAAATTCGACCAGGAAGGCGGCGACAAATTCGCCCAGCTGACGAAAAGCTTAGCGGGAACGGGTCGATCGCTGGGCATCTTCCTCGATAACGGATTAATCAGCTACCCGTCTGTGGGTGCAGAATTCGCTCAAACCGGAATTACAGGCGGAGGAGCCACGATTACCGGACGCTTTACCGCTCAAGAAGCAACCGACTTAGCGGTGCAATTACGCGGGGGTGCGTTACCGTTCCCGGTCGAAGTCGTTGAAAACCGCACCGTCGGCGCAACTCTGGGACGCGATAGTATTCAGAGCAGCATTTACGCAGGAATCGGTGGATTGCTGTTGGTTCTCGGCTTCATGATTGTGTATTACCGATTGCCGGGTGTAATCAGCGCAATTTCTCTGATCATCTATGCGCTCTTAACCTATGCCGGATTCAAGCTCTTAGGCGTGACCTTGACACTGCCTGGAATCGCCGGATTCATTCTCAGTATCGGGATGGCGGTTGATGCGAACATTCTGATTTTTGAGCGGACTCGTGAAGAGTTACTTGCTGGAAAGACGCTGTATCGATCGGTCGAATCCGGCTTTTTCCGCGCCTTCTCCAGCATTCTTGACAGTAACGTGACGACTGCGATCGCCTGTATTGCCTTGATTTGGTTCGGTTCAGGACTGGTCAAAGGATTTGGCGTAACGCTGTTGTTAGGGGTTGCGATCAGTATGTTCACCGCAGTCACTTGCAGCCGCACACTGATGATGTACGCGATTACGTTTCCGGGACTCCGCAAGCCAGCATGGTTCTGTCCCAATCTGCATAAAGCTAAACAATCGATCTCGGAGACCACTTGA
- a CDS encoding NblA/ycf18 family protein, with protein sequence MSQPVELSLEQQFSIRSFETQVQQMSREQAQEFLVKLYEQMLMRETMYRHFLKQQWGLEPDSSTI encoded by the coding sequence ATGAGTCAACCTGTTGAACTTTCCTTGGAGCAACAATTCAGCATTCGATCGTTTGAAACTCAGGTTCAGCAAATGAGCCGTGAGCAAGCGCAAGAATTTCTTGTGAAACTCTACGAGCAGATGCTGATGCGTGAGACGATGTATCGTCACTTCCTCAAACAGCAGTGGGGCTTGGAACCCGATTCGTCGACAATCTAA
- a CDS encoding SufE family protein produces MSLSSTQLPPALDRIVQRLARSTEPKRKYELLITLAQRLKPFPESEKMPENKVSGCASQVFVVANLADGKVQFEGDSDSQLVKGLVALLVEGLSGLPPQEVVDLSPEFIKATGLDVSLTPSRANGFYNILAKMKQKSQAFIE; encoded by the coding sequence ATGTCATTGTCATCCACGCAACTTCCCCCCGCACTCGATCGCATTGTGCAACGCTTAGCGCGATCGACCGAACCCAAACGCAAGTACGAGCTTCTCATCACCCTGGCTCAGCGTCTTAAGCCGTTTCCAGAGTCGGAAAAAATGCCAGAAAACAAAGTTTCAGGCTGTGCATCGCAGGTCTTTGTGGTGGCGAATTTGGCAGACGGAAAAGTGCAGTTTGAGGGCGATTCGGATTCGCAGTTGGTGAAAGGATTAGTGGCGCTATTGGTTGAAGGACTCAGCGGATTGCCCCCGCAAGAAGTCGTCGATCTCTCGCCGGAATTCATCAAGGCGACGGGACTGGATGTGAGCTTAACTCCTTCGCGGGCAAATGGGTTTTATAACATCCTGGCGAAAATGAAGCAGAAATCGCAGGCATTTATTGAATAA
- a CDS encoding CAP domain-containing protein: protein MIFRSVDQLNPFLRSEQALQGRRFLDRFSFGTQPDVLPVQPQSSSPAPLETAPPPSPVQAAPDPAFGAFEQQVFDLTNQQRMQQGLPPLTLNLTLNDVAEKHSQDMATRNYFSHQGLDGSQPWDRMRTGGYSYSRAAENIAFGQPTPQDVVTAWMNSPGHRQNILNPNLKELGVGYHNGYWTQNFGTAMQLA from the coding sequence ATGATATTTCGCTCAGTTGACCAATTGAATCCATTTCTGCGAAGCGAACAAGCCCTTCAAGGGAGGCGTTTTCTCGATCGATTCAGTTTCGGAACCCAGCCCGACGTACTGCCCGTGCAGCCTCAATCTAGCAGTCCTGCACCGCTTGAAACTGCACCGCCACCTAGCCCCGTTCAAGCCGCCCCCGATCCAGCATTTGGTGCATTTGAGCAGCAGGTTTTCGACCTCACCAATCAGCAGCGGATGCAGCAAGGACTGCCACCCCTGACGCTCAATTTGACGTTGAATGACGTGGCTGAAAAGCACAGTCAAGACATGGCAACGCGCAACTATTTCAGTCATCAAGGACTCGATGGTTCCCAGCCTTGGGATCGAATGCGGACTGGAGGCTACAGCTATTCTAGAGCTGCCGAAAATATTGCATTTGGACAACCCACGCCTCAAGATGTTGTGACTGCTTGGATGAATAGTCCTGGACATAGGCAAAATATCCTTAATCCCAATCTAAAGGAGCTTGGTGTGGGATACCATAATGGATACTGGACGCAAAATTTTGGCACGGCAATGCAATTAGCTTAA
- a CDS encoding alpha-ketoacid dehydrogenase subunit beta, with the protein MAETLFFNALREAIDEEMAKDPTVLVMGEDIGHYGGSYKVTKDLYKKYGDLRLLDTPIAENSFTGMAIGAAMTGLRPIIEGMNMGFLLLAFNQISNNAGMLRYTSGGNFKIPIVIRGPGGVGSRLGAEHSQRLEAYFQAVPGLKIVTCSTPYNAKGLLKSAIRDDNPVLFFEHVLLYNLKEDLPSEEYYLPLDKAEVVRKGKDVTILTYSRMRHHVMQAMKTLDKEGYDCEVIDLLSLKPLDFETIGESICKTHRVIIVEECMRTGGIGAELTASINDRFFDELDAPVLRMSSQDIPTPYNGTLEALTIVQPPQIVEAVRNMVPLKV; encoded by the coding sequence ATGGCAGAGACACTCTTCTTTAATGCCCTTCGGGAAGCGATCGACGAAGAAATGGCAAAAGACCCGACGGTTTTGGTGATGGGAGAAGATATCGGTCATTACGGCGGCTCCTACAAAGTCACGAAGGATTTATATAAGAAGTATGGGGATCTGCGGCTGCTCGATACGCCGATCGCTGAAAACAGCTTTACCGGGATGGCGATCGGCGCGGCAATGACCGGATTGCGCCCGATTATCGAAGGTATGAACATGGGCTTTTTGCTGCTGGCGTTCAACCAGATCTCGAATAATGCGGGGATGTTGCGCTATACGTCGGGTGGGAACTTCAAGATCCCGATCGTGATTCGCGGCCCTGGTGGAGTCGGTAGCCGCTTAGGTGCAGAACACTCGCAACGGCTGGAAGCTTATTTCCAAGCGGTTCCCGGATTGAAGATCGTTACGTGTTCGACTCCCTACAACGCCAAAGGATTGCTGAAGTCGGCGATTCGAGACGATAATCCCGTGCTGTTTTTTGAGCACGTTCTGCTTTACAACCTGAAAGAAGACCTGCCGAGCGAAGAATATTACCTGCCGCTTGATAAAGCTGAAGTCGTGCGAAAAGGCAAAGATGTCACGATTCTGACGTATTCGAGAATGCGGCATCATGTGATGCAGGCGATGAAGACGTTAGATAAAGAAGGGTATGACTGCGAAGTAATTGATTTGCTTTCGCTCAAGCCACTGGATTTTGAGACGATCGGTGAATCAATCTGCAAAACGCATCGCGTGATTATTGTGGAAGAATGTATGCGAACTGGGGGAATTGGAGCGGAACTGACCGCTTCGATTAACGATCGCTTCTTCGATGAACTCGATGCGCCCGTGTTGCGGATGTCTTCGCAAGATATTCCGACTCCTTACAATGGAACGCTTGAGGCTTTAACGATCGTGCAACCGCCGCAGATTGTGGAAGCGGTTCGCAACATGGTTCCGTTGAAGGTTTAG